A genome region from Gigantopelta aegis isolate Gae_Host chromosome 3, Gae_host_genome, whole genome shotgun sequence includes the following:
- the LOC121392034 gene encoding multiple epidermal growth factor-like domains protein 10 — protein MSKECRYIYYWFLLAFSTKASWPDKPAQHCSYCAESCFVCMPGYYGQHCDKECSSCNKEEICDRQNGTCVKRDVAISIESGWAYNCMLCNGECKSCFSGWYKINCTLECNNCDKDGCERLSGVCYNCAGGYCGTHCTERCPENCTDNGVCDRDSKVCLDGCKKGWWGDHCHIPCSEGCLQQECTFDGKECKHGCREGYYGGMCNHRNCSRRCQHCDVNYNCLECVNMFYGEKCSKRCNDGCKNGVCSRDGSCVCRDGYVGNDCFLKVQNTDYYMTTVRHSESCNCVPCNGQCSVCRPGWYGDECKHLCTNCNKDGCEKQTGICHKCKDGYYGYRCILCPENCSRIQNEPYCHPETGMCLHGCTPGWFGVYCNSTCSLGCLNRECNTAGTQCLNGCVDGRYGRLCNNTCSSYCMKQICHNDGTCLQGCKSGFSGEHCLERTRTQTDYISKMDLLIGGLSSLVIFIVIAIVVVCCLRRKRSKAMDGVEVREPTRHETASQHHDEQIDDIRSLRSESASSDHYDYIDDNDLHSISDSTAENIRTSPSAQYLHPQIERDDFNILVDQNEQCSLDIHRVYSSAYLHPVLEQCDHIDNVSICNHAEDFPNGNHCFQSTV, from the exons gacaAACCGGCCCAACATTGTTCTTATTGTGCTGAATCCTGCTTTGTTTGTATGCCAGGATACTATGGGCAGCATTGTGATAAAGAATGTTCAAGCTGTAACAAAGAAGAGATATGCGACCGTCAGAATGGAACTTGCGTGAAGCGAG ATGTTGCTATAAGTATTGAAAGTGGCTGGGCATACAACTGTATGCTGTGTAATGGTGAATGCAAATCCTGCTTTTCGGGGTGGTACAAAATTAACTGTACACTTGAATGTAACAACTGTGATAAAGATGGATGCGAAAGACTATCTGGTGTTTGCTATAACTGCGCGGGAGGTTATTGTGGGACACACTGCACAGAAAGGTGTCCTGAAAATTGTACAGACAACGGGGTTTGTGACCGAGATTCAAAAGTGTGCCTTGATGGCTGCAAGAAAGGATGGTGGGGAGATCATTGCCATATTCCATGTAGTGAGGGATGTCTTCAACAGGAGTGCACTTTCGATGGGAAAGAATGTAAACATGGTTGTCGAGAAGGATATTATGGAGGCATGTGTAACCATAGGAACTGCAGTAGAAGATGCCAACATTGTGATGTCAATTACAACTGCTTAGAGTGTGTGAACATGTTTTATGGAGAGAAATGTTCAAAGCGATGTAATGATGGGTGCAAGAACGGCGTTTGTTCGAGGGATGGTTCGTGTGTTTGCCGTGACGGATATGTTGGTAACGACTGTTTCTTGAAGGTCCAGAACACGGACTATTATATGACAACTGTTAGGCATTCGGAGTCTTGCAATTGTGTGCCATGCAACGGTCAGTGTAGTGTCTGTCGACCAGGTTGGTATGGTGACGAATGCAAACATCTTTGCACAAACTGCAATAAAGATGGCTGCGAGAAGCAAACAGGTATATGCCACAAGTGTAAAGACGGGTATTATGGGTACAGATGCATTCTCTGTCCAGAGAATTGCTCTCGCATCCAGAATGAGCCGTACTGTCATCCAGAGACAGGAATGTGTCTGCATGGCTGCACGCCAGGGTGGTTTGGTGTTTACTGTAATTCCACATGCAGCCTGGGATGTTTGAACCGAGAATGTAACACTGCAGGAACACAGTGTTTGAACGGCTGCGTCGATGGGCGTTACGGTCGCCTGTGTAATAACACGTGCAGTTCGTACTGTATGAAACAGATATGTCACAATGATGGAACTTGCCTTCAAGGTTGTAAATCAGGATTCTCTGGCGAACACTGTTTAGAACGCACACGTACCCAAACAG ATTACATTAGTAAAATGGACTTGCTAATCGGCGGTTTGTCCAGCCTTGTAATATTCATTGTGATCGCTATTGTGGTCGTCTGCTGTTTACGAAG AAAAAGATCAAAAGCAATGGATGGAGTTGAAGTGAGGGAGCCCACAAGACACGAGACGGCGAGTCAGCACCATGATGAACAAATTGATGACATCAGATCACTGCGAAGTGAATCGGCGAGTTCGGATCACTACGATTACATAGACGATAACGACTTGCACAGCATTTCCGACTCCACCGCCGAAAACATCCGCACATCTCCATCAGCACAGTATCTGCATCCCCAGATAGAGCGGGATGATTTTAACATCTTGGTTGATCAAAATGAACAATGTTCGCTTGATATTCACAGAGTTTACTCGTCAGCTTATTTACATCCTGTTCTAGAACAGTGCGATCATATTGATAATGTCAGTATATGCAATCACGCTGAAGACTTTCCAAATGGGAATCATTGCTTTCAGTCAACAGTTTAG
- the LOC121368973 gene encoding multiple epidermal growth factor-like domains protein 10, protein MKQCRVCDQDEMCDHQNGNCVKRDHSMNISSIWAYNCALCSGQCKSCDSGWYGENCTERCINCGMDGCNRTTGICLECKSYYCGTNCTDTCPKTCSRSREKRSVCHRDSRYCLNGCQKGMWGDRCDIPCSKGCLNRNCRFDGTCHCRPGYTGSECIAPAADPTSTSATDNYNGLNTHQDGVSEIRFIVLLGTTVISSLIGITLSFLLLYMWRTRQRKYERDQECMLPMTDRKKTPHNIKEIFCSI, encoded by the exons ATGAAACAATGCAGAGTCTGTGACCAAGACGAGATGTGTGACCATCAGAACGGAAACTGCGTCAAGAGAG ATCACTCCATGAACATTAGCTCTATATGGGCGTACAACTGTGCGTTATGCAGTGGTCAATGTAAGTCCTGTGATTCAGGTTGGTATGGAGAAAACTGTACAGAAAGATGCATAAACTGTGGAATGGACGGCTGTAATAGAACAACAGGCATTTGTCTTGAATGTAAAAGTTATTATTGTGGAACAAACTGCACAGATACTTGTCCGAAGACTTGTTCCAGGAGCCGTGAGAAAAGAAGTGTATGCCACCGTGACTCTCGGTATTGTTTGAATGGCTGTCAAAAAGGGATGTGGGGTGATCGCTGCGATATCCCATGCAGCAAAGGATGTTTGAATCGTAACTGTCGTTTTGATGGCACCTGCCACTGCAGACCTGGATACACTGGTTCAGAATGTATAGCACCTGCAGCTGATCCAACAAGTACAAGTGCAACTGATAACTATAATGGACTGAATACAC ATCAAGATGGTGTTTCCGAAATACGGTTTATTGTACTTCTTGGTACTACAGTTATCTCGAGTTTAATAGGGATAACGCTGTCATTTCTGTT GTTGTACATGTGGAGAACACGCCAGAGGAAATATGAAAGAGATCAAGAGTGTATGCTGCCAATGACtgacagaaaaaaaacaccccacaataTCAAAGAGATATTTTGTTCGATTTAA